The following proteins come from a genomic window of Gemmatimonas sp.:
- a CDS encoding TonB-dependent receptor produces MTLRSVLSLILSLCVSQTAFTPAAFAQSPANGVTLFGKVQDAQTKAALPFLTLQLQTEKDSAFVGGRLTNEQGAFTFTGLKKGTYVLVVRSIGYQPIRQRVLIGELSAFLDLGTILMVKEVRVLGDVKVTANADAVAGTMDKKSFTVSDNISQSGGSVLQAMSTLPGVTVAQDGKVQVRGSDKVVVLIDGKQTALTGFGSQNGLDNLPASALERIEIINNPSAKFDANASAGIINLIFKKQEQEGFNGKIGVMGGAGALWMKKENLPTIRPQYRGTPKFNPSVAVNYRKGATNSFLQADWLYSPTLNKNEFSTRTYDDGTVIVQQIKRNRRTDYATLNGGVDHAFDERNTFSISGLFNREKILDNGDNPYFSGTLQNRYRLWQFLEDEVKYTAFGSAVFTHKFQEPGHSLVFTSNYSFHREDEKYFFTNTVPTFVGTDAFKLLSDEHVVDFNADYTKPLKQGRVEAGFKGRYRSIPVNMQFFAGQNSPLDTGAGGWATYRETIPALYGTYVFESQRVELEGGVRFEQVQVDYDVNPDHNTYQSDGYRYFQPFPNVRAAYKFDDANKLSLFFNRRVDRPNEVDIRIFPKYDEPELIKVGNPALQPQYSTSSELGYKTSWSKGSVYAAAYHRIVDGTITRIATQAPGSVLLYNVFQNGGRSRSTGAEVVWQQTISPRLSLSANANAFRRSIDAFTVVNQYPVPVSYAAARQTLTSGNGKLNAVIKLPHDWQTQISQVYLAPDLLPQGRIGSRYSLDLGMKKSVQQGRGEIVVNATDLLNTMQAERTIRGTNFRLVSTDYLETQVVRVGYNWKF; encoded by the coding sequence ATGACGCTTCGCTCGGTGCTGTCGCTCATCCTCTCGCTCTGTGTCAGCCAGACTGCATTCACGCCGGCCGCGTTCGCGCAGTCGCCGGCCAACGGCGTCACGCTCTTCGGCAAGGTGCAGGACGCCCAGACCAAGGCGGCGCTGCCGTTTCTCACCCTCCAGCTGCAAACGGAGAAGGACAGCGCGTTCGTGGGCGGACGGCTCACGAACGAGCAGGGCGCGTTCACATTCACGGGGCTCAAGAAGGGCACCTACGTGCTGGTCGTTCGCTCGATTGGCTACCAGCCCATCCGCCAACGGGTCCTGATCGGTGAGCTGAGTGCGTTCCTCGACCTTGGCACCATCCTGATGGTCAAGGAGGTCCGCGTGCTCGGCGATGTCAAAGTGACCGCCAACGCCGACGCGGTGGCCGGCACGATGGACAAGAAGTCGTTCACGGTCTCCGACAACATCAGTCAGTCTGGTGGTTCGGTGTTGCAGGCGATGTCGACGTTGCCTGGTGTGACGGTAGCGCAGGACGGCAAAGTGCAGGTGCGCGGCAGTGACAAGGTGGTGGTATTGATCGACGGCAAGCAGACCGCGCTCACCGGCTTCGGCTCACAGAACGGACTGGACAATCTCCCGGCGTCGGCCCTCGAGCGTATCGAGATCATCAACAACCCCTCGGCCAAGTTCGACGCGAATGCCAGCGCCGGTATCATCAATCTGATTTTCAAGAAGCAGGAGCAGGAAGGATTCAACGGCAAGATCGGCGTGATGGGCGGCGCCGGTGCGCTGTGGATGAAGAAGGAAAACCTGCCCACCATTCGGCCGCAGTATCGGGGCACGCCGAAGTTCAATCCGTCCGTTGCGGTGAACTATCGGAAGGGCGCCACCAACAGCTTTTTGCAGGCGGATTGGCTCTATTCGCCAACGCTGAATAAGAACGAGTTCTCCACGCGCACGTACGACGACGGCACGGTGATCGTGCAGCAGATCAAGCGCAATCGCCGCACCGACTATGCGACGCTCAACGGCGGTGTGGACCATGCGTTCGATGAGCGCAACACGTTCAGCATATCCGGGCTCTTCAACCGTGAGAAGATTCTCGACAACGGCGACAATCCGTACTTCAGCGGCACGCTGCAGAATCGCTACCGGTTGTGGCAGTTCCTGGAAGACGAAGTGAAGTACACGGCGTTCGGCTCGGCGGTGTTCACGCACAAGTTTCAGGAGCCGGGACACTCCCTCGTGTTCACCAGCAACTACTCGTTTCATCGCGAAGACGAGAAGTACTTCTTCACGAACACCGTACCGACGTTCGTCGGCACGGATGCGTTCAAGTTGCTGTCGGATGAGCATGTGGTCGATTTCAACGCCGACTACACGAAGCCGCTGAAGCAGGGGCGCGTAGAGGCCGGCTTCAAGGGGCGGTATCGTTCGATCCCGGTGAACATGCAGTTCTTCGCCGGCCAGAACTCACCGCTCGACACCGGCGCCGGCGGCTGGGCGACCTATCGCGAGACGATTCCGGCGCTGTATGGCACTTATGTGTTCGAGAGTCAGCGCGTTGAGCTCGAGGGTGGCGTCCGGTTTGAGCAGGTGCAGGTAGACTACGATGTGAACCCCGATCATAACACGTACCAGAGTGATGGCTATCGGTACTTCCAGCCATTTCCGAATGTGCGCGCGGCCTACAAGTTCGACGACGCGAACAAATTGTCACTGTTTTTCAACCGGCGCGTGGATCGTCCGAACGAAGTCGACATTCGTATCTTCCCCAAGTACGATGAGCCGGAGCTGATCAAGGTCGGCAACCCGGCGTTGCAGCCGCAGTACTCCACGTCGTCCGAGCTAGGCTACAAAACCAGCTGGTCGAAGGGCAGTGTGTACGCGGCAGCGTATCATCGCATCGTTGACGGCACCATCACCCGCATTGCGACGCAGGCGCCCGGCAGCGTGCTGCTGTACAACGTGTTCCAGAATGGTGGACGCAGCCGGAGCACGGGTGCCGAGGTGGTGTGGCAGCAGACGATCTCGCCGCGTCTCTCACTGAGTGCCAACGCCAACGCGTTTCGTCGAAGCATCGACGCCTTCACTGTCGTCAATCAGTACCCGGTTCCGGTGTCGTATGCGGCGGCGCGTCAAACGCTCACGTCGGGAAACGGCAAACTGAACGCGGTCATCAAGCTGCCGCATGATTGGCAGACGCAGATCTCCCAAGTCTATCTCGCTCCGGATCTCCTGCCGCAGGGACGCATCGGAAGCCGCTATTCGCTCGATCTCGGGATGAAGAAGAGCGTGCAGCAGGGCCGGGGCGAGATCGTGGTGAATGCGACCGACCTGCTGAACACGATGCAGGCCGAGCGAACCATCCGCGGCACGAACTTCCGCCTGGTGAGCACGGATTACCTCGAGACGCAGGTGGTCCGGGTGGGCTACAACTGGAAGTTCTAG
- a CDS encoding LytTR family DNA-binding domain-containing protein: MSIDPRVRVVIADDEAIARAGLRRMLGAFDWIDVVGEAAHGLSAIESIERLQPELVFLDIQMPGLLGTEVLARLTRSPFAVFTTAYAEHAVTAFELGAVDYLLKPFGAARLTATLDRVRVALGEPSADTPGDRLGEMLGKGPLRRLFIRNGSTIVPLPVADVRWFEADGDYVIAHVERGRHVLSLSLARLEAQLDPKRFVRIHRAHLVNLDHVLAFRSHGKGGMVAELRGGELLAVSRARAQELRRLGV, from the coding sequence ATGAGCATCGACCCTCGCGTGCGCGTGGTGATCGCCGACGATGAAGCGATCGCCCGCGCTGGCCTTCGACGCATGCTCGGCGCCTTCGACTGGATCGACGTGGTCGGTGAGGCGGCGCACGGACTCTCGGCGATCGAGAGCATTGAACGGCTGCAACCCGAGCTCGTCTTTCTCGACATCCAAATGCCCGGACTGCTCGGCACCGAAGTGCTCGCGCGCCTCACGAGGAGTCCATTCGCGGTCTTCACGACGGCGTATGCGGAGCACGCCGTCACGGCATTCGAACTTGGCGCGGTGGACTACCTGCTCAAGCCGTTCGGCGCCGCGCGACTCACGGCGACGCTCGATCGCGTCCGTGTCGCGTTGGGTGAACCGTCGGCCGATACCCCGGGCGATCGGCTCGGCGAGATGCTTGGCAAAGGTCCGCTCCGACGGCTCTTCATCCGCAACGGGAGCACCATCGTACCGCTGCCAGTGGCCGACGTGCGCTGGTTCGAGGCCGATGGAGACTATGTGATCGCACACGTTGAGCGCGGCCGTCACGTGCTGTCACTCTCGCTCGCGCGCCTCGAAGCGCAACTCGATCCCAAGCGCTTCGTGCGCATTCATCGTGCCCACCTCGTCAATCTCGACCACGTGCTCGCCTTTCGCAGTCATGGCAAGGGCGGCATGGTCGCCGAACTGCGCGGTGGTGAGCTCCTCGCGGTCAGTCGCGCGCGTGCACAGGAACTGCGGCGACTGGGTGTGTAA
- a CDS encoding histidine kinase, translating to MGDGRAPDDRPSRRGDRAAMTAAAPARADTNRARGWFSLQLAIGWLPVLALYAATMSVMHGVPLARALVVSTRAIVGAALLGVVVLRFVGRTPWPRPVRPGFILLQVCAAIGFSVAWVVLSNIVESIARGAIVLTAPPLVAPFLLLGIWLYVAVAGVSYAVQATARAAQAEAAAVRAQLAALRGQLNPHFLFNALHSVVHLIPVAPDLAAESVERLAGLLRTVLEENRDRVTLQEERAFVSRYVELEQVRFGERLVVHWNVPPEASALFVPAFALQTLVENAVRHGASSRVEPTRIMVSTQLDGPTLTLTVADDGAGADLSVNPDSSRTGLRRLRERLDALYGPRATLSCDSRPGHGFTARVIVPIEDEDHLA from the coding sequence GTGGGAGACGGCCGTGCTCCGGATGACCGCCCGTCGCGTCGCGGCGACCGCGCCGCGATGACGGCCGCTGCGCCCGCGCGCGCTGACACCAACCGCGCGCGCGGCTGGTTCTCGCTCCAGCTGGCGATCGGCTGGCTGCCCGTGCTCGCGCTTTATGCGGCTACGATGTCCGTGATGCACGGCGTCCCTCTGGCGCGCGCGCTCGTCGTCTCGACCAGGGCCATCGTTGGCGCGGCGCTGCTTGGTGTGGTCGTCCTGCGCTTCGTCGGGCGAACGCCGTGGCCTCGACCGGTCCGACCCGGATTCATTCTATTGCAGGTCTGCGCGGCCATCGGGTTCTCCGTTGCCTGGGTCGTGCTGTCAAACATCGTGGAGAGCATCGCGCGCGGCGCCATCGTGCTGACCGCGCCGCCCTTGGTAGCCCCATTTCTACTGCTTGGCATCTGGCTCTATGTGGCGGTGGCCGGCGTCTCGTACGCCGTGCAGGCGACGGCCCGTGCCGCGCAGGCCGAGGCGGCGGCCGTGCGCGCGCAACTCGCGGCGCTGCGCGGTCAACTCAATCCGCACTTCCTCTTCAACGCACTGCATAGTGTCGTCCACCTGATCCCGGTCGCGCCCGATCTCGCGGCTGAGAGCGTGGAGCGGTTGGCGGGGCTGTTGCGCACGGTGCTCGAGGAGAATCGCGATCGTGTCACGCTTCAGGAAGAGCGTGCGTTCGTGTCGCGGTACGTAGAGCTCGAACAGGTACGCTTTGGCGAGCGACTCGTGGTGCACTGGAACGTACCACCGGAAGCGTCCGCACTGTTCGTCCCCGCCTTCGCGCTGCAAACACTGGTCGAGAACGCCGTCCGACACGGTGCGTCGTCGCGCGTGGAACCCACACGGATCATGGTGTCAACGCAGCTCGACGGCCCGACGCTCACGCTGACCGTGGCAGACGATGGTGCCGGCGCGGATCTGTCCGTGAACCCCGACAGTAGCCGCACGGGGTTGCGTCGATTGCGCGAACGGCTCGACGCGCTGTACGGACCACGCGCGACCCTCTCCTGCGACAGTCGTCCCGGACATGGGTTTACCGCGCGCGTCATCGTGCCCATCGAAGATGAGGACCACCTCGCATGA